Proteins encoded together in one Microcebus murinus isolate Inina chromosome 16, M.murinus_Inina_mat1.0, whole genome shotgun sequence window:
- the DEFB124 gene encoding beta-defensin 124, with translation MAQLLLLIVALLVLGHVPPGRSEFKRCWRGQGACRTYCTRQESYMHLCPDGSLCCLSYEFKPMPVTKSEYD, from the exons ATGGCACAGCTGCTTCTGCTCATTGTGGCTCTCCTGGTCCTGGGTCATGTGCCACCAG GGAGAAGTGAATTCAAACGGTGCTGGAGGGGCCAAGGGGCCTGCCGAACCTACTGCACAAGGCAGGAATCCTACATGCACCTGTGCCCGGATGGGTCCCTGTGCTGTCTCTCTTACGAATTCAAGCCTATGCCGGTCACCAAGTCTGAGTATGACTAG